One genomic window of Struthio camelus isolate bStrCam1 chromosome 1, bStrCam1.hap1, whole genome shotgun sequence includes the following:
- the LOC104139302 gene encoding 2-oxoglutarate receptor 1 — protein MTSEHKANFTTWPDHADPYTSCKDEDFLQVKSYLSVLYSLIFLVCFPGNIMTIFIYCVKMRPWKSSTIIMLNLSITDLLYIATLPFFIHYSANGNNWIFGDFMCKFIHFGFYFNMYSGIIFLSCFSLFRFFVVIYPVRCFFVQKRRWAVVTCIAVWMISLTAISPLGVLIATKDIHNRTICPDLASAEDLDTSRWYNWLLTVFGFFLPLLTVTLCYALIIYALATGPYTQACYKQKARRLAILLLVVFYVCFLPFHILRGIQIELRLRPVSCRLKNLILFLFILAKPLAALNTFGNLLLYVVMGDNFQQAILSLLKLQINKNLK, from the coding sequence ATGACATCTGAACACAAAGCCAATTTTACTACTTGGCCAGACCACGCAGACCCTTATACAAGTTGCAAGGACGAGGATTTCTTACAGGTGAAATCCTATCTCTCTGTCCTTTACAGCCTAATCTTTCTGGTGTGCTTCCCGGGAAACATTATGACAATTTTTATATACTGTGTCAAGATGAGGCCCTGGAAAAGCAGCACCATCATTATGCTAAACCTGTCTATTACAGACCTATTATACATAGCCACGCTTCCTTTCTTTATACATTACTCTGCTAATGGAAATAACTGGATTTTTGGAGACTTCATGTGCAAGTTTATTCACTTTGGTTTCTACTTCAACATGTACAGTGGTATTATCTTCCTCAGCTGCTTCAGCCTCTTCCGCTTTTTTGTAGTCATCTACCCAGTTAGATGTTTTTTTGTTCAAAAACGGAGATGGGCAGTGGTGACTTGCATAGCAGTTTGGATGATTTCCCTAACAGCCATCAGCCCCTTGGGCGTCTTGATCGCCACAAAAGATATACACAACAGAACGATCTGCCCAGACCTGGCTAGTGCCGAGGACCTTGATACTAGTCGATGGTATAACTGGCTCCTGACAGTGTTTGGCTTCTTCTTGCCCTTGCTGACAGTGACACTGTGCTACGCGCTCATTATTTATGCCTTGGCTACGGGGCCCTACACGCAGGCTTGCTACAAGCAAAAGGCCCGCAGACTTGCCATCCTCCTCTTGGTGGTCTTTTATGTGTGCTTCCTCCCCTTCCACATCCTTCGGGGCATTCAGATCGAGCTCCGACTGCGACCAGTTAGTTGCCGCTTAAAGAACCTgatcctttttttgtttattctagCTAAACCCTTAGCAGCGTTAAATACGTTTGGTAACTTACTGCTTTATGTTGTGATGGGAGACAACTTCCAGCAGGCTATTCTCTCACTCCTCAAGCTCCAGATAAACAAGAATCTGAAATAG